The sequence below is a genomic window from candidate division WOR-3 bacterium.
GGTTCAGATATACGACACGATGGGGCGCATGGTCGACGACGAGGATTATGGGTTGCTGGACGGCTCTGGTGAATTGATGATCGACCTTGATAGATTTGCATCGGGCATCTATTTCATCAGGACGCAGACAGGTGATCTTTCCGGAATGTCCAAGGTCGTCTGGGTGCGGTAAGAATACTGAAAGACTGGGGCGCGGCCATGCCGCGCCCTTCGTTTTAGAACGACAACCGTTGATTTCGTTAGTCTCGTTATTCCTGTTAGTTTCGTTACTCTCGTTAATTTCGTTAGTATCGCTAATCTCGTTAATAGCGTTAATTTCGTCTCTCATCTTCCTAACTTCTCTTATGTTTTCCCGCTATGCTCCATGCCCTATGCATCAGCGCAGCGTGTCTTCAGGAGCGAAGCGACATAACTTCAGCGTATGCATGTCTTCAGGCCGCACAGCGGAAGTGTCTTCTCGTTTTATTTATGTCTGCGGAACAATCTTTTAATGTAGTCTTTTGCTTCGGTCACGCCCATCAGTATGCAGGTTAAGTAACATACAGCCATGGCTGCAGAGCCGCTCACTCCGAGGTTCAGGACCTGCGCCAGGAACGAGATACCGAAAATACCATTGAGTATTCTGTTCAACAGAATGCCTGCAAATCCTCCCACAATTGACGCGATGAGCAGCCGCATGAAGTAGTCTACGAGCGGGGAGAATTCATATTTACCTATTTTCGCGGGAAGCTTGTGCATTAATATCGCGAGATTTACAAATGAAGATATCGTCGTGGCCAGCGGGAATGCGCGGAAACCGATGATACGCATCAACCCCAGGCTGATTATGACATGCAGACCGACTGAAATGAAGCTCGCGTACATCGGTGTTCTTGCGTCGTGGTATGCATAAAATACTGCGGCAACGTTTCTTATGCCGGCAATGAAGGGTACACCGATTATATAGAGAATGAGTGCCTGCGTTGTGGCTTGCGTGTCAAAAGGTGTGAACTGTCCTCTTTCATATATCAATCGTGTTATTGGATGGGCGAGTATTGCTATGATCACTGATGTTGTAACAGTAAGAAAGAAAACGAGCTGGAGAGAATCGAAAAGCGTCGACCGCGCTGCGTCGAATTTCTTCTCAGCCACGTGTTGTGATAAGGTCGGCAGTGCTACAGTGCCTACCGCAACACCGAAGAGACCGAGTGGAAGATGCATGATACGGAATGCATAGTTGAGCCACGTCATGCTTCTTTCTTCGAGAAATGAAATGAGAAAAGTGTCGACGGCTACGTTGATGCGTGATGCAGCAAGCCCGAGCGCAACCGGGACGAAGAGCACGAGAATTTTTCGCAGTGTCGGGTCACGAAAATTAATATATAGTTTGTAGTGAAAACCCTTGGCAAAGAGAACCGGCACCTGTATCAGAAACTGTATCAGCCCGCCGATCAAAATACCGTATGCCATCGCGTATATTGGGTCGGTACCTCGTGTGACAAAATAGGAAAAAGAAAGTAATGGTATGGCTATTGATATGATATTCAGAAACGCAGGTGCCACAGAAGGGGCAAAAAACTCTCGTTCGGTGTTGAGATAACCCATAGCCCAGGCGGCAAGCGCGACAAAGAGAAGAAAAGGAAACATGATGACTGCCAGGCTGGTCGTAAGCGCCTGTTTGTCAGGTACATTCCCGAAGCCGAATGTAATGATCTTAACGAGGTACGGCGCGAAGATAATGCCAAGGAGAACGATGGCGCCTACCGTGATGAGTAGAATATTAAATATGTTGCTGGCAAGCAGGTTTTGCTGCTCTTTGCCCTTTTGTTTCTCGGCCGTTAGAACCGGCACAAAAGCTGCTGAGAGTGCGGTTTCGGCAAAGAGATCCCGTAAGAGATTCGGGATACGGAACGCTGCGACAAAGGCGTCTGTTGACCGTCCAGCGCCGTAGAGATAGGCAAATACCGATTCCCTGATTAACCCAAATACCCGGCTGATAGCCGTGCCGATGGTAAATGCCCTCACACCTTTCGTGATATCGGCCATTTCTTCATTATACAGAATCTGAATTCTATGTCAATGTCAGTATTATTCCTCTGTTTTTCATTGACTTTCAAAGTTATGTGGCTATAATACCGGCAGGAGGCTACTATGAAAGCGAAAGTTGGGATCAATGGCTTTGGCCGTATTGGTCGGTTATTCTTCAGGATCGGGTACAAGAGTGATAAATTTGAGATCGCGGCAATAAACGATATTACCGATGCAAAAACTCTTGCCTACTTACTGAAATACGACTCGGTTCACCGGACTTTTGATGCCGATGTGAAGGCTGGAGACAGTGCACTGGTCGTGAACGGAAAAGAATATAAGGTTTATGCTGAAAAAGACCCATCAAAATTGCCTTGGAAAGAGCTGGGTGTTGATTATGTGCTGGAAGCAACGGGGAAATTCCGTGAATATGGCAAGGCAGAGTTGCATATCAAAGGTGGCGCCAAGCGCGTGATACTTTCAGCGCCAGGTAAAGGCGAGCCAAAGATTCCAGGTTTTGTAATGGGCGTTAATCATGGTTCATATGACCCGAAGAAGCATATGATATTCTCCAATGCTTCATGCACGACAAACTGCTTCGCTCCGATTGTCAAGGTCCTACACGAGAATTTCAAAATCCGCAAGGGTTTGATGACAACGACCCATGCGTACACTAATGACCAGCGGATTCTTGATCTCCCGCATAAGGATCTGCGACGCGCAAGAGCAGCAGCAGTTTCTATGATTCCTACATCTACCGGCGCGGCGAAAGCTATTGTGGAGTTATTCCCTGACCTGAAGGGGAAACTCGATGCCGTCGCGATAAGGGTGCCGATACCGGATGTTTCGGTTGTCGATTTCGTCGCTGAATTAGAACGCGAGACGACCAAGGATGAAGTGAATGGTGCGTTCAAGAAAGCCGCTGATGGTAATTTGAAGGGCATTCTCATGTATTGTGATGAACCGCTCGTTTCGTCGGATTTCATTGGCAATCCATACTCTTCAATATTCGATTCCGAGTTGACACTTGTTATCGGCAACATTGTCAAGGTCTTTGGCTGGTATGATAATGAATACGGGTACTCGGCACGCACGGTTGATCTGTTCGAATATGTCATCGGGAGAGAGTGATGGCAAAATTGTCGGTAGAAGACCTGGAACTTGCTGGCAAGAGAGTCTTCGTGCGGGTGGACTTCAATGTCCCGCTCGACGAGAATTTGAATATTGCAGATGATACAAGGATCAAGGCGGCCTTACCAACGATAAATTACATAATCGATAGGGGCGGTATGCCGATAATTGCCAGTCACTTGGGTCGTCCAAAAGGTAAGGTTGATGCGAAACTCAGTCTTGAGCCCGTAGCCCATCGTCTTGAGATGCTCTTGAACCGCGATGTCCGTTTTGTTAGGGATTGCATCGGCGACGAAGTCAAAAAGCTAGCGGCAGAAATGAGGCCCGGGGATGTTCTCCTGCTCGAGAATCTGAGATTTCACATCGAAGAGACCAAGAATGATGAAGGTTTTGCGTGCGAGCTTGCTTCAGTTGCCGATCTGTACGTAAATGACGCCTTTGGTGCTGCCCACCGCGCTCATGCTTCGGTTGACGGCATCACATATAACTTCAACGAACCGGCGGCAGGTTTGCTCATGGAGAAGGAACTCCAGTATCTCGATGGTGCGCTTCGGGAGCCCAAACGTCCGTTGCTCGCGATCATCGGCGGGGCAAAGGTATCGACAAAGATCGGGGTCATCAAGAATCTCTTGAATACGGTAGACAAACTTGTCATCGGCGGCGGTATGTGTTTTACTTTTTACAGG
It includes:
- the murJ gene encoding murein biosynthesis integral membrane protein MurJ produces the protein MADITKGVRAFTIGTAISRVFGLIRESVFAYLYGAGRSTDAFVAAFRIPNLLRDLFAETALSAAFVPVLTAEKQKGKEQQNLLASNIFNILLITVGAIVLLGIIFAPYLVKIITFGFGNVPDKQALTTSLAVIMFPFLLFVALAAWAMGYLNTEREFFAPSVAPAFLNIISIAIPLLSFSYFVTRGTDPIYAMAYGILIGGLIQFLIQVPVLFAKGFHYKLYINFRDPTLRKILVLFVPVALGLAASRINVAVDTFLISFLEERSMTWLNYAFRIMHLPLGLFGVAVGTVALPTLSQHVAEKKFDAARSTLFDSLQLVFFLTVTTSVIIAILAHPITRLIYERGQFTPFDTQATTQALILYIIGVPFIAGIRNVAAVFYAYHDARTPMYASFISVGLHVIISLGLMRIIGFRAFPLATTISSFVNLAILMHKLPAKIGKYEFSPLVDYFMRLLIASIVGGFAGILLNRILNGIFGISFLAQVLNLGVSGSAAMAVCYLTCILMGVTEAKDYIKRLFRRHK
- the gap gene encoding type I glyceraldehyde-3-phosphate dehydrogenase, which encodes MKAKVGINGFGRIGRLFFRIGYKSDKFEIAAINDITDAKTLAYLLKYDSVHRTFDADVKAGDSALVVNGKEYKVYAEKDPSKLPWKELGVDYVLEATGKFREYGKAELHIKGGAKRVILSAPGKGEPKIPGFVMGVNHGSYDPKKHMIFSNASCTTNCFAPIVKVLHENFKIRKGLMTTTHAYTNDQRILDLPHKDLRRARAAAVSMIPTSTGAAKAIVELFPDLKGKLDAVAIRVPIPDVSVVDFVAELERETTKDEVNGAFKKAADGNLKGILMYCDEPLVSSDFIGNPYSSIFDSELTLVIGNIVKVFGWYDNEYGYSARTVDLFEYVIGRE
- a CDS encoding phosphoglycerate kinase, with amino-acid sequence MAKLSVEDLELAGKRVFVRVDFNVPLDENLNIADDTRIKAALPTINYIIDRGGMPIIASHLGRPKGKVDAKLSLEPVAHRLEMLLNRDVRFVRDCIGDEVKKLAAEMRPGDVLLLENLRFHIEETKNDEGFACELASVADLYVNDAFGAAHRAHASVDGITYNFNEPAAGLLMEKELQYLDGALREPKRPLLAIIGGAKVSTKIGVIKNLLNTVDKLVIGGGMCFTFYRAKGYGIGRSLCEEEFLKEAEAALNNPKVYLPEDVLIVKEAKAGNPTQTVAASAIPDDFMGVDIGAKSVAQIIDFIKEAKTIVWNGPMGIFEISGFAKGTEFVAKAVATATKAGAVSIVGGGDTIAALKKFDLVKAVSHASTGGGASLEFLEGKKLPGIEALKEK